Part of the Desulfonatronum sp. SC1 genome is shown below.
GGAAGATGCGCGGTGCATTTCGTATCATCTGAAACGCTTTTGCGTACTGTCGCTCGTCGTCCCGGGTCAGAAAACGGACGACGACGTTGGTATCAATCGCGATCACGGTTCGACTCCAACGCGCCTTTGCGGACAGCCTCATCCATATCGGCAAGGGATTTGGTCGGCCCTTGATAGGCGAGACATCCGGCGACTTCGTCGACTTTCATAGCCGGGAACACGCTTCTGGGCTTGAGCAGAACCCCGTCGTCAAACTCGATGACTTCCAGTTCCTGGCCCGGCCCCCAATGCCGAATGGTTCGAATGTGTTTGGGAATGATCACTTGACCTTTGCTCGAGAGTGTCGTTGTCGTCATCACGCGCCCCTCCTTGTCGTGTAAGTATTAAGTAAGACAGAGACGTTATTGCGGTGAAAGTCAAGGCGGTGGAGCAATCCAAATGGAGAAGTCGATTGCGCATGCCTGCTGTTCATGGCGATTTGGCACCCGAAATCCACTTGTGCATTCGTGACAACCATCCTCTCGGACGTCGCTCCCAACTCGTTTCCACGCAGGGCAGAAAGACCTCCGCCCCCCATTTCTGCTTGAAGTACCGGATGGCCGGGTTGATGCCCAGGCCCAGGTTCATGCGGACCTGGCCGCGCTTTTCGCCTTCCTGGAGCAGGGCGTGGAGCAGCAGGTCCGCGGTGCCCGGCGGGGCGAGGTCCGGGTCGCGGAAGGCGAACATGTAAAAGGCCGTGCTCAGGGAGGTGAAGTCTCCCACGACAAACCCGGCCAGACGCGGAGGACCATCACTTCGGTTCAACCAGGCCGAAACCACCAACGCGCCAGGACAGCTTTGAACATAGGCCGGAATGTTGCGGAAGACGAGCCGTGTTCCCGGCTCAAGATCCCGGTATTCCAGGTAGCGGTCGATCAGCGCCAGATGCTCCTGGTCCAGAACGCGGCCCTGATCCAGGGTCACTTCCCGCCCGGCCCGGCGCAACAGGTTGCGCAATTTCTGGTTTGGCGCGGGCGCGGGAATGGGCAGGGCTAGGTAGGCGTCCCGGGGCTGGCCCGAGGATTGGCCCGGGGATTTGTCGGCAGGAGGCTCTTTGGTCGCGACGGCGGGCGCCTGCCGGGGGCGGGTGGCCGCAAGCACGGTGATTCGTGGGGCCCGGCTGGATTCCAGGGCCAGGTCCACGGACCGTGACAGGGCCTGCTCGTCGAAAAGACTCTGAGGGGGATCGTGCAGGGGGTAGCCGATGAGCACCAAGTCGTCCGGGGATTCGTAGCCCAGGCAGGCGTCGAACAAGCGCGGCGTGCTCCCGGCCACGGCCCGGACGTAGCAGATCAGTTGTTCCGGAACCACGGCCCGCGCGGCGACATGATCCAGGCGATCCGGGCCGAGCATCAGATTTTCCGCAGCTTGCGGACCGTGAATCCGGCATCGGCCAGCATTTTTTGCAGATTGAACATATGCGCCGAGCCTACGAACACGGCGCAACGGCCGGTGGTGATCCGGGGCAGCATCCGTTCCAGGAATAGGGCGTCGCGGCGGTCGATGACCAGATCCGTGCGGGAGGGGAATTCGGCACTGGTGCCCATCATGGCGTCCAGGTCGCCCTTGAGGTAGGCGCGCATGTTCCGGCGGATGAACCCTTTCCAGAGGCCGCACTGACGAAAGAAGCGCACGATGCGGTCCACGGGCACGCTTTCCAGCGTGACGATCTGCTCGTCGATAGACTCCATGCCACGGACCTCCTTGCCCATCTCGTGGGCCAAGTGCCAAGCCTCCAGGTCCACGGAGTGGTTCCAGTCGTTGCGGCGTAAAAAGTGCGTCCAGAGGGAG
Proteins encoded:
- a CDS encoding AbrB/MazE/SpoVT family DNA-binding domain-containing protein; the encoded protein is MTTTTLSSKGQVIIPKHIRTIRHWGPGQELEVIEFDDGVLLKPRSVFPAMKVDEVAGCLAYQGPTKSLADMDEAVRKGALESNRDRD
- a CDS encoding translation initiation factor IF-2, giving the protein MLGPDRLDHVAARAVVPEQLICYVRAVAGSTPRLFDACLGYESPDDLVLIGYPLHDPPQSLFDEQALSRSVDLALESSRAPRITVLAATRPRQAPAVATKEPPADKSPGQSSGQPRDAYLALPIPAPAPNQKLRNLLRRAGREVTLDQGRVLDQEHLALIDRYLEYRDLEPGTRLVFRNIPAYVQSCPGALVVSAWLNRSDGPPRLAGFVVGDFTSLSTAFYMFAFRDPDLAPPGTADLLLHALLQEGEKRGQVRMNLGLGINPAIRYFKQKWGAEVFLPCVETSWERRPRGWLSRMHKWISGAKSP